In Verrucomicrobiales bacterium, the genomic window GTCGCAAACTGAAGGACGCCGACGTCGCCGGTCAGCTGCAAGCCATCAGCAAGGTGCAGGCTGTCATCGAGTTCAACATGGATGGGACGATCATCACCGCGAACGAGAACTTCTTGAAGACCTTGGGTTACACCTTGGCTGAAATTCAAGGCCGTCACCACAGCACCTTCGTTGACTCGAACTACCGGGACAGCGTCGAATACAAACAGTTCTGGCGCGATCTGGCGGACGGCAAAGCCCAAAGCGCAGAGTTCAAGCGGATCGGCAAGGGTGGCAAAGAGATTTGGATCCAGGCTTCTTACAATCCAATTTTCGATTTGAACGGCAAAGCGTTTAAGGTCGTGAAGTTCGCCACCGACATCACCGAGATGGTCCGCCAGCGGCAGGTGAACCTGCGCTACGCGTCGATGACGGAAAACTCTCCAGCCAACATCATGTTCGCGGATCGCGATCTCAAGATTCAATACATGAACCCGGCTTCAACTCGGACGCTGAAAGGGATTCAGAATCTCCTTCCGGTTCCGGTGGAGAAGATGATTGGCCAAAATATCGACATTTTCCATAAAAACCCGGCGCATCAGCGAAACCTGTTAGCGGACCCGAAGAATCTGCCGCGATCGGCTCATATTCAGGTCGGCACAGAGACTCTCGACTTGTTGGTAAGCGCGATCTATGACCCGGACCGAAACTTCCTGGGCTCCATGGTCACCTGGTCGGTCATCACCGAACGTCTCGCCCAGGAAAAGCGCGAGAAGGATCTGACCGAAGGACTCAAGGTCACCATGACCAGCGTTAACCAGAACGCTCAGGCTTTGTCCAGCGCTGCCGAGGAGCTGACTGCGGTCAGTCAGCAAATGAGCGCCAACTCGGAGGAAACTGCCACCCAATCCAATGTCGTGGCCAGCGCAGCCGAAGAGGTCAGCAAGAACGTGGCTACAGTGGCCACCAGCGCGGAAGAGATGAGCGCCAGTGTCAAAGAAATCGCCAAGAATGCGAACGATGCGGCACGTGTAGCCACCGAAGCGGTGACCGTTGCCAGCAACACCAACAAGACGGTCGCAAAGCTCGGCGAAAGCAGCATCGAGATTGGCAAGGTCATCAAGGTGATCACCAGTATCGCGCAACAGACCAACCTGCTCGCGCTCAACGCCACCATCGAAGCGGCTCGCGCCGGGGAAGCCGGTAAAGGTTTCGCCGTCGTCGCCAACGAGGTCAAGGAGTTGGCCAAGCAGACCGCCACGGCCACCGAAGACATCAGCCAAAAGATCGAGGCCATTCAAACGGACACCAAGGGCGCCGTCTCGGCCATAGATCAGATCAGCAAGATCATCGGACAAATCAACGATATCTCGAACACCATCGCCAGCGCGGTGGAAGAGCAATCGGCGACCACGAATGAGATCGCTCGCAACGCCAGCGAGGCTGCCAAAGGCAGCACCGAGATCTCGAAGAACATCGCCAACGTCAGCATGGCAGCTAAAAACACCACCGAGGGAGCGAACAACACCCTCAGCGCCGCCACGGAGCTGTCCAAGCTCGCGTCGGATCTACGCCGAGTCGTCGAACAGGCGAAAGTCTAATCTTGGAGGATAGGGGTGGGTCCGGAGTCTCAGCCAGACTGGAACTCCGGACCCCATTCTCCCGCTGTTTGATCAACCTCACGACCACCTCCGCTGTTTTTAAATCCTCATGAACCAGCCGTTGCAGCGGAGTTTTCAGCTGGGTCTGCTGGCCAAAGATCTGGTTTCGTTGAAATGCTCCCGCCCGAAGGGCTCCGAACAGCAGCGGAAGGTGCGGCGCATCGTGGATCGTCTCGGATTACTCCATGGACTGCCTCAGAAAATCGGACAGCTCCTGTCTTTCTCCGAACTGAACGACGACGCAGCCCATTTCAGTCGACTCACCGAAAACGAACCTTCCTTGACGCCCACGGAAGCGTTCGCCGAAATCGAACGGCAGCTCGGTTGCCCTATTCGAAAACACTTCCAGAAAGTAGACCCTCAGGGTATTTCCGCCTCCATCGGACAGGTTCATCACGCGGTGCTGCATGACGGCCGCGAGGTCGCCATCAAAATTCAATACCCAGGAGTGAGCGACCAGATTAAAGTGGATCTGCAGGCCCTCGGTTGGCTCACCGCTCCAATTG contains:
- a CDS encoding PAS domain S-box protein; this encodes MGYTTPKTVTESLYNQIGGAPSVEAAVEEFYRRVLVDPLLIPLFKDTNLNWLKKSQVRFFTTVLGGPQIYKGADMQTAHIDLAIEERHFARVATHLSDTLRALQVPPALIHQILTLVGTLAPQIINTQTQTQNHPRTDRTIMKATLQASGRKKSTTPRASLPVDAKPDIDTELEDLRGQIAAIKKAQAVIEFDLDGTIITANDNFLKTVGYTLDEIQGQHHSLFVEPSFRQSAEYRQFWADLSGGRFHTAEYRRLGKGGREIWIQASYNPILDSEGKPFKVVKYAVDVTSRKLKDADVAGQLQAISKVQAVIEFNMDGTIITANENFLKTLGYTLAEIQGRHHSTFVDSNYRDSVEYKQFWRDLADGKAQSAEFKRIGKGGKEIWIQASYNPIFDLNGKAFKVVKFATDITEMVRQRQVNLRYASMTENSPANIMFADRDLKIQYMNPASTRTLKGIQNLLPVPVEKMIGQNIDIFHKNPAHQRNLLADPKNLPRSAHIQVGTETLDLLVSAIYDPDRNFLGSMVTWSVITERLAQEKREKDLTEGLKVTMTSVNQNAQALSSAAEELTAVSQQMSANSEETATQSNVVASAAEEVSKNVATVATSAEEMSASVKEIAKNANDAARVATEAVTVASNTNKTVAKLGESSIEIGKVIKVITSIAQQTNLLALNATIEAARAGEAGKGFAVVANEVKELAKQTATATEDISQKIEAIQTDTKGAVSAIDQISKIIGQINDISNTIASAVEEQSATTNEIARNASEAAKGSTEISKNIANVSMAAKNTTEGANNTLSAATELSKLASDLRRVVEQAKV